The following are from one region of the Stigmatella ashevillena genome:
- a CDS encoding alpha/beta fold hydrolase translates to MLEASSPPPPSLVPGLEEIQQGYELPLEERRVRGAPIRLFTFPHGTENASRTVVCLPGLGASGRSFAPLAPLAPDHRLLLWTPTLRTPLTYAPLQWNVEALAHPEARLPSRFALLGSSFGSLVALAFALKHPERVRALILVSPVPSVHRVRRWALSLSTLVRIPKPFAYLFAPTVARVLGGRYLPPEGRSEIVREARRISPVELLRRLRDILDADYLESLEHLRIPTLIIHGARDHVVPLSDACDVARRIPGARLEVLREASHLPYMSHPQAFNAFVDDFLWEHLADSPSTPL, encoded by the coding sequence GCGGGTGCGCGGCGCGCCCATCCGCCTCTTCACCTTTCCTCATGGCACTGAGAATGCGTCGCGCACCGTGGTGTGTCTGCCGGGCCTGGGGGCCTCGGGGCGCTCTTTCGCGCCCCTGGCGCCCCTGGCTCCGGACCACCGTCTGCTTTTATGGACGCCCACGCTGCGCACCCCGCTGACGTACGCGCCCTTGCAATGGAACGTGGAGGCCCTGGCCCACCCTGAGGCCCGGCTTCCCAGCCGCTTTGCCCTCCTGGGCTCGTCTTTTGGAAGCCTCGTCGCCCTGGCTTTCGCCTTGAAACATCCGGAGCGTGTCCGGGCGCTGATTCTGGTATCGCCCGTGCCCAGCGTGCACCGCGTGCGGCGCTGGGCCTTGAGCCTTTCCACCCTGGTGCGCATCCCCAAACCTTTCGCCTATCTCTTCGCCCCCACGGTGGCGCGGGTGCTCGGCGGGCGATACCTGCCCCCCGAAGGCCGCTCGGAAATCGTCCGCGAGGCGCGGCGCATCTCCCCCGTGGAGTTGCTGCGGCGGCTCCGGGACATTTTGGATGCCGATTACCTGGAATCCTTGGAACACCTCCGGATTCCCACCCTCATCATTCATGGGGCGAGGGACCACGTCGTCCCTCTCTCCGATGCCTGCGACGTGGCCCGGCGCATTCCAGGCGCCCGGTTGGAGGTGCTCCGCGAAGCCAGCCACCTGCCGTACATGAGCCATCCGCAAGCCTTCAACGCCTTCGTGGACGACTTCCTGTGGGAACACCTCGCTGACTCTCCCTCCACCCCGCTTTGA